A stretch of Nitrospiraceae bacterium DNA encodes these proteins:
- a CDS encoding class I SAM-dependent methyltransferase, translated as MNERSTPPVEPSKRPTMFYLLILAVLAGLTASCAQKTWDINRYIHALERPERDQHQQPEKVIEALNLAPGMMVIDMGAGSGYFTRRLAKAVGEKGQIIAIDVEQKMLNYNKRELEKLGLADRVRFILAEKEGPTFSGNNADMVFLCDVYHHLEDQIDYLANTKPALKPNGRVVIIDYYADARSGTLGFSKRHLVPKEQVIKDMKQAGFTFVKEHTFLPRQYFLEFVPQKGGSKSGSM; from the coding sequence ATGAACGAACGATCGACGCCTCCAGTAGAACCGTCCAAAAGACCAACGATGTTCTACCTCCTGATTCTTGCAGTTCTCGCAGGCCTGACTGCAAGCTGTGCCCAAAAAACATGGGATATCAACAGATACATTCACGCTCTTGAACGCCCGGAACGTGATCAGCACCAACAGCCCGAAAAAGTCATTGAGGCTCTGAATCTCGCGCCTGGCATGATGGTGATCGATATGGGGGCAGGATCGGGTTATTTCACCCGCCGCCTGGCAAAAGCCGTGGGGGAGAAGGGACAGATCATCGCTATCGATGTCGAACAGAAAATGTTGAATTACAACAAACGCGAGTTGGAAAAACTTGGGCTCGCCGACAGAGTCCGTTTTATTTTGGCTGAAAAAGAAGGTCCCACATTTTCGGGGAACAACGCAGACATGGTGTTCCTGTGCGACGTCTATCACCACCTGGAAGACCAGATTGACTATCTGGCCAACACCAAACCCGCGCTCAAGCCAAACGGGCGTGTGGTCATCATCGACTATTACGCCGACGCGCGGTCCGGCACACTCGGCTTCTCAAAACGCCATTTGGTTCCCAAAGAACAAGTCATCAAGGATATGAAACAAGCCGGCTTTACCTTCGTCAAAGAACACACCTTTCTCCCCCGCCAATATTTCCTGGAATTTGTCCCCCAAAAAGGTGGCAGCAAGTCCGGTTCGATGTGA